The Bacteroidota bacterium DNA segment TGTCTCCCTATTTATTGTTGGGATTTTTCTTTGCCGGACTATTGTATGCATTTATGCCTCGGCAGAAAATTGAACGCTATTTTAGTGGCAAAGCCCTAAAATCGTCTGTTCTGGCATCTGTATTTGGTATTCCTCTGCCTCTTTGTTCCTGTGGAGTTATTCCAACGGGCACAGCCTTATACAGAAACGGAGCTTCAAAAGGAGGAACAGTATCATTTCTGATTTCCACACCTCAAACCGGAATAGATTCTATTTTGGCAACATTTTCTTTAATGGGTTTACCTTTTGCTGTTATTCGCCCTGTTGCTGCTTTAATAACCGGCATTACAGGAGGTTTAATAACAGGTGTAATCACAAACAACAAATCTGACAGCCGGGTATATCAGCAACATGATGAAACCCCAAAAACTTTTTCTCAACGGGTAGTTGATGTATTTCGATATGGTTTTTTAGAGTTTATTCAGGATATTTCAAAATGGTTGGTAATAGGTATAGTTTTGGCAGCAATTATATCTGCTCTTATTCCTGACGATTTTTTTGAATTAATGAACCTGCCCCCAATACTGCAAATGCTTGTGATACTGGTGGTATCAATACCTTTATATATCTGTGCAACAGGCTCTATTCCTTTGGCTGCGGTTTTAATATTAAAAGGGCTTAGCCCCGGAGCAGCCTTTGTTTTACTGATGGCTGGTCCGGCAACCAATGCTGCCACAATTACCATGATTGGTAAAGTACTTGGCAAAAGAAGTCTGTTCACTTATCTGGCTACAATTATCGTTGGAGCATTAAGCTTTGGTTTAATTATTGACTATGTCTTACCCGGTGATTGGTTTACTCAAATTGCGAATCAACATTTAGGTCATGATCACGGTGGGAATTTGAATTGGTGGCAAATAACCTCAGGTTTGGTTTTAATACTTTTAATAATCAACGGGTATATTCAAAAGTATCTCAATTCAAAACAAAATTTAGTAAAAAAAATAAATAGTATTACAATGGAAACTCAAACAATCAAAGTAGAAGGAATGACCTGTAATCACTGTAAAGCAAATGTTGAGACGATGCTCGAAAAGCTGTGCTTTATAAATAGTGCAAAAGTAAATCTCAGTGATAAGACCGTTACTATTGAAGGTGATTACATTGAAGTTGATAAGGCAAAGGAAACTATCGAAGCACTTGGCTATAAACCTGATTAATGATCATAAAAACCTTATCCATAATTTTATTAAATAGTTTAATGTGCGAATTGATTTTTAAATTAGTTAGATATGTTGAATAGAACCGTAAAATTCTTTTTAGAGAATAAGTTGGTGACATTCCTGTTTCTAATAATATTTATTACCTGGGGAATAATTTCGTCACCATTCAGTTGGCAAACAGGCTTTCTTCCATCCGACCCGGTTCCTGTTGATGCCATTCCCGATATTGGCGAAAACCAACAGATTGTTTATACCGAGTGGGCAGGACAATCGCCACAGGATATTGAAGATCAGATATCATTCCCATTAACAACAGCATTGTTAGGTATTCCCGGTGTGCATACTATCAGGAGTAATTCCATCTTTGGAGTATCCAGTATTTACATCATTTTCGAAGAAGATGTTGAGTTTTATTGGAGTAGAACAAGGATACTTGAAAAACTAAATTCTCTTCCGGCAGGAACACTGCCTAAGGGAGTAACACCATCTTTGGGACCGGACGCAACTGCACTTGGCCAGATCTATTGGTACACACTCGAAGGCAGAGATGAAAACGGGAAGCCAAATGGCGGTTGGGATCCGCATGAGTTAAGAACCATACAAGACTTTTACATCAAGTATGGCTTAACGGCGGCAAAAGGAGTTTCTGAAGTTGCCTCAATAGGTGGATTTATAAAAGAGTATCAGATCGACGTAGACCCCAATGCTATGAAAGCACATGGCGTAACTGTTGGGCAAATTATACAAGCTGTTAAAAAAAGTAATCTTGATATTGGTGCAAGAACCATAGAATTTAACCGGGTTGAATATCTGATTAGAGCTTTGGGATATATTAAGAGCCTGGATGATATTGAAAAAAGTGTTGTAAGCGTTAAAAATAACATTCCTATTCGTATAAAAGATGTAGCAAACGTTAGTTTTGGCCCGGCTACCCGAAGAGGTGGATTAGACAAGGGAGGTGCAGAGGCTGTTGGAGGTGTAGTGGTAGCACGATATGGAGCAAACCCTTTGGAAGTAATCTCTAATGTAAAAGCAAAAATTGAAGAGATTTCAAAGGGATTACCATCAAAAATTTTAGATGATGCTACAGTTTCAAAAGTAACAATAATCCCTTTTTACGACCGAACGGATTTAATTAAGGAGACACTTGGAACACTACAGGAAGCATTAACTCTGGAGCTTCTTATAAGTATTATTGTCATAATTATACTTGTACTAAATCTTCGTGCTTCATTTCTTATCTCCAGTTTGTTGCCAATTGGAGTGTTAATGACATTTATTGCCATGCGTAGCTTTGGTGTAGATGCCAATATTGTAGCTCTTTCGGGTATTGCTATTGCTATTGGAGTAATGGTTGACGTAGGAGTGGTTTTTACCGAAAATATTATAAGGCATGTCGAATCGCTTGAAAATAAAGGTAAGAAGCTCATAAATACAATTTATGATTCAACAATCGAAGTTGCACCGGCAGTAATTACAGCATTAGCAACAACTATTGTAAGTTTCTTGCCCGTATTTGCCATGCAGGCTGCCGAAGGCAAGTTATTCCGTCCACTGGCTTTTACCAAAACCTTTGCAATGATTTCTGCATTGATTATTGGATTGACTATTATTCCGGCATTAGCCCATATCATATTTTCAATAAAGGTGGATAGAAAAAGAACCAGGCAAATACTAAATATCGTATTAGTTCTACTTGGAATAAGCTTTGTGTTTTTTGGAAAAGTTTTTATTGCGATAACAATTGTTGCTATCGGTGTGAATAACTTTCTGGATTATAAATGGAGTGAGACAAGAAAAGACTTTCCGAATTACATTAACATTGGTATTATAGCAATAATAGTTGTTTGGTTGCTCACACAAGAATGGATGCCACTTGGGGCGCAAAATAGCAATGTGTCAAACCTGATATTTGTAGGGCTGTTAATTGCGTTGGTATTAGCTTTCATGTTATTTATTGTAAAATCGTATTCAGGAATTCTTTCCTGGGCATTAGATAACAAAGTGAAATTTTTGAGTATTCCTGTTATTGTGGTTCTTTTTGGAATTTTAACATGGCAGGGCATTGATAAAGTTTTCTCATTTATGCCGGAAAGTATTAAGCAGAGCAACTCATGGTTATCATTAAATAAAACCTTTCCGGGAATAGGCAAAGAGTTTATGCCTGATTTGGATGAAGGCTCATTTTTATTGATGCCTACAACTATGCCACATTCAGGTATCGAGGAAAATCTCGAAGTCATTCGCATGTTAGACAAAAAGGTTAATGCCATTCACGAAGTAGATAATGTGCTTGGCAAATGGGGGCGTGTTAATTCGGCTCTCGACCCTGCTCCAACATCGATGTATGAAAATATAATTAATTACAAACCGGAGTATGTTTTGGATGAAAACGGGCATCGTTTACGTTTTAAAACAAATAATGATGGAGCGTATGAGCTTAAAGATGGTACTAATTACAATCAGGATGATGGTTTCAGGGTAATTGAAAAAGACCTGTTAATTGAAGATAAAACCGGAGAATATTTTAGACAGTGGCGCGAAAATATTAAATCGCCTAATGATATTTGGACTGAAATAGTTACACAATCGAGTATTCCCGGTTTAACCTCAGCTCCAAAATTACAGCCTATTCAAACTCGGTTGCTAATGCTTCAAACAGGAATGCGTGCTCCAATGGGAATAAAAGTTTTTGGCCCGGATCTGGAAACAATAGAAAATGTAGGTTACGAATTGGAAAATCACTTAAAGCATGTTGAAGGTGTTGAACCGATGTCGGTATTTGCCGATAGAGTAGTTGGTAAGCCATATCTGGAATTAAATATTGACCGAAGCGCTATTTCCCGCTATGGTTTAACAATTGCCGATTTGCAAATTATCCTGAGTAGTGCTATTGGAGGTATGAAGCTGACTTCTACAGTTGAGGGAAGAGAGCGTTTCCCTGTTCGTGTTCGTTATGCCCGTGAGTATAGAGATAATCCCGAAGATTTGAAGCGTATACTTATACCTACGCTTTCAGGTGTACAAGTGCCATTGGGCGAATTAGCAGATATTAATTACACTCGTGGGGCCCAATTGATAAAAAGTGAAAACACCTTTTTGGTAGGCTATGTAATATTCGATAAAAAAGAAGGATATGCCGAGGTTGATGTGGTTGAAAATGCGCAGGAATATTTAGATGAAAAAGCTGATCAGGGAGCATTCAATGTACCTGCCGGAGTGAATTATAAGTTTACGGGTAACTACGAAAATCAAATTCGGGCTACCAAAAGGCTTTTGATTGTGATACCGGTATCACTCATCGTAATCTTCCTGATATTGTATTTTCAGTTCAGGTCTGTTACAGCAGCAAGTCTGATATTCTCAGGAATATTCGTTGCCTTTTCAGGTGGTTTTATCATGCTTTGGCTCTATAGTCAATCGTGGTTTATGAACTTTAGTTTAGGAGGTATTCACCTGCAGGATATGTTCCGGATTCACACCATTAACCTTAGTGTGGCAGTTTGGGTTGGTTTTATTGCCCTGTTTGGAATAGCAACCGATGATGGAGTGCTTATCAGTACCTATCTAAAGCAGATTTTCGACAAAAAACAACCTGAATCGGTGAAAGAAGTCCGCGAGAAGGTGATGGAAGCCGGATTGAAAAGGGTTCGCCCTGCCATGATGACCACAGCTACAACAATAATTGCATTAATGCCCGTGCTTACATCAACCGGTAAAGGCTCGGATATTATGGTGCCTATGGCAATACCGTCTGTTGGCGGTATGCTTATAGCAACACTTACCATTTTTGTTGTACCGGTTTTATACAGTATTTGGCAAGAGAGAAAAGTAAAACGATTGTATAAAACATTAAATAAATAAGGTTATGCAAAAAATAGTTTATATACTGACCATTGTTATTCTGACCTTATCGGGAAATTTGTTTGCACAGGAGATATTAAATCAATATTTACAGACTGCAGCAGAAAATAACCCCGGCTTAAAGGCGCAGTTTAATGAGTACATGTCGAGTTTGGAAAGAGTAGCACAAGTAGGAGCTTTGCCCGACCCGGTAGTGGCATTTGGGTATTTCATCCAACCTGTAGAGACCAGAGTTGGCCCGCAACAGGCAAAAATCTCAGCTTCTCAGATGTTTCCCTGGTTTGGAACATTATCGGCACGTGAAAACTCAGTTGAATCACTTGCAAAAGCGAAGTATGAACAGTTTGAAGATACAAAATCGAAATTGTTTTATGATGTTAAGGCTACCTATTATAACCTTTTCTTTAGCCGAAAGGCAATAGATATTACAATCGTGAATATCGATATTTTAGCATCTTTTAAAAGTCTTGCCAATATAAAGGTCGGGTCAGGTTCAGCAACAGCAGTTGATGCTTATAGGGTTGAAATGGAAATAAACGACCTCGAAAACCAGTTGGCTCTTTTGCGGGATAATGCAAATGTACTGTCAGTGAAGTTTAACAAGCTCCTGAATGTTGAAGAAACAACCGACATACAAATAGAAGAAAGTTTAGCAGGAATTGAATTAATGGATAAGCAAAGTGAACTGGACAACATACTGGCAAACAACAATTCGCTTTCTGTATTTGATTACCGGCTGGAGGGACTGCAATACCGACAGAAAGCTGCTTCGAAAGATGGTTTGCCACAATTTTCAGTAGGATTGGAATATGCTTTTATCGGAAACGGGAATTCAACTGCGGCAAATGCCGGTCAGGATGCTTTTATGTTCCCGAAAGTAGGAATTACTGTGCCATTGTACCGAAAAAAATACAGAGCTAAGGTACAGGAACTGGTGTATTTACAGGAAGCTGCGACATACCAAAAAGCAGATAAGCAAAATACTCTGATAATTCTCTTTTCAGAAGTTTGGAAAGATTACCGGGATGCAATAAGGCGGGTAGAGCTTTACAAAACTCAAGAGGAACTGGCAGAGAAATCTTTATCAATTCTCGAATCGAACTATGCTACCAACAACGTGAATTTCGAAGAAATACTGAGAATGGAACGCAAGCTTCTTAAGTATGCTTTGGAGTTACAAAAAGCCGGTGCAGATAAAGAAGCTGCAGTTGCATTCATTCAATATTTACAAGGCAAATAATTAAAAGTTAAAAAATGATGACAACAAAAATAAATAAACGGGATATAAGGCTGACAGGCATTACATTGTTTGCAGGCCTGTTTTTAGGTTGGTTGTTTTTTCATTCATCGGGTGATGAAGCATCACACAATCACGAGGAACACAGCGTTGCTGAAGAAACAGTATACACTTGCTCGATGCACCCGCAGATTAAACAAAATAAGCCCGGTTTATGCCCCATTTGTGCAATGGATTTAGTGCCGGTAGAAACAGGAAATTCAGATGGAGAACATGTTGACCCCAATGAAATTCAAATGACAGAATCGGCATTGGCATTAGCCTCTGTGCAAACTGTAATTGTAAAAAAAGGTATTCCCGAAAAGAAAATACAATTGCTTGGAAAAGTAAAAGCAGATGAACGTAAAATATCTGAATTAACTGCTCGTTTTGGCGGACGTATTGAAAAGTTATTTATTAATTATACAGGTCAGCAGGTGCAAAAAGGGCAAAAGCTGGCTACAATTTATTCGCCCGAGTTAATTACAGCCCAAAAAGAATTATTGGAGGCAATAAAGTACAAAAACTCAAATCCTTCTTTTTACAAAGCCGTACGTAGCAAGCTAAAACTTTGGAACTTAAGCGAAAAACAAATCAATGCTATTGAAAACAGCGGAAAACCCAAGACTTATTTTAATATTCGTTCTCCTATTACAGGTACAGTAACAAAACGCCATGTTGCTATCGGAAACTATGTGAAAGAGGGATCTGCATTGTTTGAAGTGATTGATTTATCGAAAGTTTGGGTGATGTTCGATGCTTACGAAAGCGATTTATCCTGGATTAAAAATGGTGATAAAATCGACTTCACAATACAATCGGTACCGGGTGAAATCTATACGGGCAAAGTAACTCATATCGACCCTTTTATCGATGCTCAGACAAGGGTGGCGCAAGTTCGGGTTGAACTTAATAATCCCCAACAGCAATTAAAACCCGGGATGTTTACCAGTGGAATATTAATATCAAACACAGCAGAAAACACAAACGAATTGCTGATACCAAAGTCATCAATATTATGGACAGGAAAACGTGCTGTAGTATATGTTAAAATACCGGAGCGTAAAACAGCATCATTTATCTATCGGGAAATTGTTTTAGGACCGGAAGCAGGAAACTTATATGTAGTAAGAGATGGCTTATCGGAAGGTGAAGAGATTGCTGTGAACGGAGTATTCAAGATTGATGCAGCAGCTCAGCTGGCAGGAAAATCGAGTATGATGAATCCGTAGGGAGGGGAAGTATCTACAGGTTACATGCAGGGAGGAAATGAAATGACTGATGAAGAAATGAGAAAGGAAAAACAAACTGAATTTGAATAAAGTTAAAAAAGATTGTAAGGAAATATTAAGTCTCACGACTAAGTTAATACAGGAATATTCCGGTATAATCTTAAATATATGCCTACAATGAGAACAAAAATTCTAAAAAAGCTAATGCTACTTGCATTAGTATCGGGTTTATTTATTGGCTGTGAAAAAAATGATATTGTTGAAACATCAAACTCCGGTCAGGATCTTACACTAAAAAAGTCTGCTACCAATGATAACGGGCAAGGATTTATTCATGGTATTAAAATAAAAATTGACGGTTATGATTATTATTTTGCAGGCCCTAAAGATGGCCCAAATGGTGAAAGTGATGTTCCGGGGCATTATTGGAGACAGGCAGGACCAAATAAAGTTAATGGTAAACATTACAATAGCGGACCTCTTGGATCTGAATGGAAATTTTGGGCATCAGAAGAGGAGCTTGGAGAATATCTCTATACTGTAAAAGGTATTATTGATATATGGACTCCTGAATTAGCAGAGGAATATGCTAAAAAAGGTTTTGTGCACCGTCATGAATTTGTTCCGGTAATGGAAGGTACTCCTCCCACTAATAAGGTAATATGGCTGAAACACATTGCTGTTAA contains these protein-coding regions:
- a CDS encoding permease, with protein sequence MEVKVYIVAFFKDFVTILGEMSPYLLLGFFFAGLLYAFMPRQKIERYFSGKALKSSVLASVFGIPLPLCSCGVIPTGTALYRNGASKGGTVSFLISTPQTGIDSILATFSLMGLPFAVIRPVAALITGITGGLITGVITNNKSDSRVYQQHDETPKTFSQRVVDVFRYGFLEFIQDISKWLVIGIVLAAIISALIPDDFFELMNLPPILQMLVILVVSIPLYICATGSIPLAAVLILKGLSPGAAFVLLMAGPATNAATITMIGKVLGKRSLFTYLATIIVGALSFGLIIDYVLPGDWFTQIANQHLGHDHGGNLNWWQITSGLVLILLIINGYIQKYLNSKQNLVKKINSITMETQTIKVEGMTCNHCKANVETMLEKLCFINSAKVNLSDKTVTIEGDYIEVDKAKETIEALGYKPD
- a CDS encoding efflux RND transporter permease subunit; its protein translation is MLNRTVKFFLENKLVTFLFLIIFITWGIISSPFSWQTGFLPSDPVPVDAIPDIGENQQIVYTEWAGQSPQDIEDQISFPLTTALLGIPGVHTIRSNSIFGVSSIYIIFEEDVEFYWSRTRILEKLNSLPAGTLPKGVTPSLGPDATALGQIYWYTLEGRDENGKPNGGWDPHELRTIQDFYIKYGLTAAKGVSEVASIGGFIKEYQIDVDPNAMKAHGVTVGQIIQAVKKSNLDIGARTIEFNRVEYLIRALGYIKSLDDIEKSVVSVKNNIPIRIKDVANVSFGPATRRGGLDKGGAEAVGGVVVARYGANPLEVISNVKAKIEEISKGLPSKILDDATVSKVTIIPFYDRTDLIKETLGTLQEALTLELLISIIVIIILVLNLRASFLISSLLPIGVLMTFIAMRSFGVDANIVALSGIAIAIGVMVDVGVVFTENIIRHVESLENKGKKLINTIYDSTIEVAPAVITALATTIVSFLPVFAMQAAEGKLFRPLAFTKTFAMISALIIGLTIIPALAHIIFSIKVDRKRTRQILNIVLVLLGISFVFFGKVFIAITIVAIGVNNFLDYKWSETRKDFPNYINIGIIAIIVVWLLTQEWMPLGAQNSNVSNLIFVGLLIALVLAFMLFIVKSYSGILSWALDNKVKFLSIPVIVVLFGILTWQGIDKVFSFMPESIKQSNSWLSLNKTFPGIGKEFMPDLDEGSFLLMPTTMPHSGIEENLEVIRMLDKKVNAIHEVDNVLGKWGRVNSALDPAPTSMYENIINYKPEYVLDENGHRLRFKTNNDGAYELKDGTNYNQDDGFRVIEKDLLIEDKTGEYFRQWRENIKSPNDIWTEIVTQSSIPGLTSAPKLQPIQTRLLMLQTGMRAPMGIKVFGPDLETIENVGYELENHLKHVEGVEPMSVFADRVVGKPYLELNIDRSAISRYGLTIADLQIILSSAIGGMKLTSTVEGRERFPVRVRYAREYRDNPEDLKRILIPTLSGVQVPLGELADINYTRGAQLIKSENTFLVGYVIFDKKEGYAEVDVVENAQEYLDEKADQGAFNVPAGVNYKFTGNYENQIRATKRLLIVIPVSLIVIFLILYFQFRSVTAASLIFSGIFVAFSGGFIMLWLYSQSWFMNFSLGGIHLQDMFRIHTINLSVAVWVGFIALFGIATDDGVLISTYLKQIFDKKQPESVKEVREKVMEAGLKRVRPAMMTTATTIIALMPVLTSTGKGSDIMVPMAIPSVGGMLIATLTIFVVPVLYSIWQERKVKRLYKTLNK
- a CDS encoding TolC family protein, which produces MQKIVYILTIVILTLSGNLFAQEILNQYLQTAAENNPGLKAQFNEYMSSLERVAQVGALPDPVVAFGYFIQPVETRVGPQQAKISASQMFPWFGTLSARENSVESLAKAKYEQFEDTKSKLFYDVKATYYNLFFSRKAIDITIVNIDILASFKSLANIKVGSGSATAVDAYRVEMEINDLENQLALLRDNANVLSVKFNKLLNVEETTDIQIEESLAGIELMDKQSELDNILANNNSLSVFDYRLEGLQYRQKAASKDGLPQFSVGLEYAFIGNGNSTAANAGQDAFMFPKVGITVPLYRKKYRAKVQELVYLQEAATYQKADKQNTLIILFSEVWKDYRDAIRRVELYKTQEELAEKSLSILESNYATNNVNFEEILRMERKLLKYALELQKAGADKEAAVAFIQYLQGK
- a CDS encoding efflux RND transporter periplasmic adaptor subunit, whose product is MMTTKINKRDIRLTGITLFAGLFLGWLFFHSSGDEASHNHEEHSVAEETVYTCSMHPQIKQNKPGLCPICAMDLVPVETGNSDGEHVDPNEIQMTESALALASVQTVIVKKGIPEKKIQLLGKVKADERKISELTARFGGRIEKLFINYTGQQVQKGQKLATIYSPELITAQKELLEAIKYKNSNPSFYKAVRSKLKLWNLSEKQINAIENSGKPKTYFNIRSPITGTVTKRHVAIGNYVKEGSALFEVIDLSKVWVMFDAYESDLSWIKNGDKIDFTIQSVPGEIYTGKVTHIDPFIDAQTRVAQVRVELNNPQQQLKPGMFTSGILISNTAENTNELLIPKSSILWTGKRAVVYVKIPERKTASFIYREIVLGPEAGNLYVVRDGLSEGEEIAVNGVFKIDAAAQLAGKSSMMNP